The Vidua chalybeata isolate OUT-0048 chromosome 29, bVidCha1 merged haplotype, whole genome shotgun sequence genome window below encodes:
- the LYSMD1 gene encoding lysM and putative peptidoglycan-binding domain-containing protein 1, with translation MAGSGGAGAAPREHRLQPGDTLPGLALRYGVTMEQIQRANRLYSSDTIFLRATLLIPGHRDTPGDTAGDTAGDIPGDTAGDIPGDTPGNTPGNTPGDTPGDRPGPSRRDLSASDFLRRLDAEIGRSKEAAAQRLQGRSASPAPAAGGPGPASPRGARLGARPLTRTPRAAALRDAEDEIFTL, from the exons ATGGCGGGGAGCGGCGGagccggggcggccccgcgggaGCACCGCCTGCAGCCCGGGGACACCCTGCCGGGGCTGGCGCTGCGCTACGGGGTGACG ATGGAGCAGATCCAGCGTGCCAACCGCCTCTACTCCTCGGACACGATCTTCCTGAGAGCCACGCTGCTCATcccgggacaccgggacacccccggggaCACGGCCGGGGACACGGCCGGGGACATTCCCGGGGACACGGCCGGGGACATtcccggggacacccccgggaaCACCCCCGGGAACacccccggggacacccccggggaccggcccggcccctcccgccgcGACCTCTCGGCCTCGGATTTCCTGCGGCGCTTGGACGCCGAGATCGGGCGCTCCAAGGAGGCGGCGGCGCAGCGGCTGCAGGGCCGGAGCGCCAG ccccgcgcccgccgcgggTGGCCCCGGCCCCGCGTCCCCTCGGGGGGCTCGGCTCGGAGCCCGGCCCCTCACCAGGACCCCGCGGGCGGCCGCGCTCCGCGACGCCGAGGACGAGATCTTCACCTTgtga
- the SCNM1 gene encoding sodium channel modifier 1 translates to MSFKRDESDPGPLGALQRRRVAELLASAIPEDEALLLRDGRLACSLCPQRPVCDTLQTLLLHRAGRKHLDNLRRSFGRHRWPQVTPQGPQVTPQEAPGVAPAVQAPLLARTRRLARSALLTSAPYSGCCRRATKGSSSRAGIPGIIPKNSQTPPEPSQNLGNSGNSETPSPAHTEGVPKDRKRGRKGNSRCSEGPDGNSRCSEGPSPERLRILRHHLHLRSRGWLQDPAGNWVKDGNAEFDSDEEEPPPLPPA, encoded by the exons ATGTCCTTTAAGCGCGACGAGAGCGACCCGGGGCCGCTCGGGGCGCTGCAG aggcGCCGCGTGGCCGAGCTGCTGGCCAGCGCCATCCCCGAGGACGAGGCGCTGCTGCTGCGCGACGGCAG gctggcgTGCTCGCTGTGTCCCCAGCGGCCCGTGTGTGACACTCTGCAGACGCTGCTGCTGCACCGGGCGGGCAGGAAGCACCTGGACA ACCTGCGCCGTTCCTTCGGGCGGCACCGCTGGCCCCAGGTGACCCCGCAGGGCCCCCAGGTGACCCCGCAGGAGGCCCCGGGCGTGGCCCCGGCTGTGCAG GCGCCGCTGCTGGCCCGGACGCGCCGGCTGGCCCGGAGCGCGCTGCTGACATCGGCCCCGTACAGCGGCTGCTGCCGGAGAGC GACAAAGGGCAGTAGCTCCCGGGCCGGGATCCCCGGGAttatcccaaaaaattcccagacACCCCCGGAGCCGTCCCAGAACctcgggaattccgggaattccgaAACCCCCAGCCCCGCACACACAGAGG GCGTTCCCAAGGACAGGAAAcggggaaggaaaggaaattccCGGTGTTCCGAAGGGCCGGATGGAAATTCCCGGTGTTCCGAAGGGCCGAGCCCGGAGCGGCTGCGGATCCTGCGGCACCACCTGCACCTGCGCAG CCGGGGCTGGCTCCAGGATCCCGCTGGGAACTGGGTGAAGGACGGGAACGCCGAGTTCGACTCCGACGAGGAGGAGCCGCCACCGCTGCCACCGGCCTGA